The Neodiprion fabricii isolate iyNeoFabr1 chromosome 4, iyNeoFabr1.1, whole genome shotgun sequence genome window below encodes:
- the LOC124179848 gene encoding protein disulfide-isomerase TMX3 isoform X1: protein MVSLPKITFFGAFCAIFASTAASRVLELSDRFMDIHKEGQWLVMMYAPWCAHCKRLEPIWGHVAQHLHATSIRVGRIDCTRFTNVARAFKINGFPTILFFKGDQEFVYNGDRTKDEIVRFALRLSGPPVQEITRTQSFEAIKKAQDVYFLYIGERTGHLWETYNKVADTFQPHAFFYQSYTNVAGKHAPSENTPAVFVYKENSHYHFTGEDRNDREALNDSMYKWVNAERFPTFPKVTRGNINQLFLTNKNLVLAVVEENQLEEIQPDMIEFRDMVQAVIMKKRDKYHDHFQFGWIANPDLANSIAMMIVPLPSLIVINTTTSHHYIPEDEPRKLTPHAIELFLEQIYNESAPTYGGNGWLVRMYRSWFEFRTTLSEMWKGNPILTMVLFGLPFGFLLLICYSICCADILDADDDEEEESSHMKKD from the exons ATGGTTTCCTTGCCCAAAATAACGTTTTTCGGCGCCTTTTGTG CAATATTTGCTAGCACTGCCGCGTCTCGAGTACTGGAGCTCAGTGATAG ATTTATGGATATCCACAAGGAAGGCCAGTGGCTGGTTATG atGTATGCGCCATGGTGCGCACACTGCAAGAGATTAGAACCAATATGGGGTCACGTAGCTCAGCATTTACATGCAACATCAATTCGGGTTGGCCGCATTGATTGTACAAGATTTACGAATGTCGCTCGTGCCTTCAAAATCAATGGGTTCCCtacaattttatt CTTTAAGGGAGATCAAGAATTTGTATACAACGGGGATAGAACTAAAGACGAAATAGTCAGATTTGCATTGAGACTGAGTGGACCACCAGTCCAGGAAATAACTAGGACTCAGAGCTTTGAAGCAATAAAAAAAGCTCAGGATGTATATTTTCTATATATCGGAGAAAGGACCGGACATCTCTGG GAAACGTACAATAAAGTAGCGGACACATTTCAACCGCACGCATTTTTCTATCAATCGTACACTAACGTAGCTGGAAAACACGCACCGTCGGAAAATACTCCTGCGGTATTTGTTTACAAGGAAAATTCCCATTATCATTTTACAG GAGAGGACAGGAATGACCGCGAAGCCTTAAACGATTCCATGTACAAATGGGTGAATGCCGAGCGTTTTCCAACATTTCCGAAAGTGACGCGAGGAAATATAAATCAgttatttttaacgaataaGAATTTGGTTTTGGCAGTGGTGGAGGAGAATCAGCTTGAAGAAATTCAGCCTGACATGATCGAATTCAGGGATATGGTACAAGCGGTGATAATGAAGAAACGTGACAAATATCATGA CCATTTTCAGTTTGGCTGGATAGCAAACCCCGACTTGGCAAACAGTATAGCTATGATGATCGTACCTTTGCCGAGTTTGATTGTAATCAACACGACAACTAGTCATCATTACATCCCGGAAGATGAGCCACGAAAATTGACTCCTCATGCAATTGAATTGTTTTTAGAACAGATCTACAACGAAAGTGCACCG ACTTATGGAGGGAACGGTTGGCTGGTGCGTATGTACAGATCATGGTTCGAATTCAGAACAACACTCTCTGAAATGTGGAAGGGAAATCCAATTCTGACAATGGTTTTGTTTGGACTTCCGTTCGGTTTCCTTTTACTAATCTGCTATAGTATTTGTTGTGCTGACATTCTTGACGCTGATGACGATGAAGAAGAAG aatcgAGTCATATGAAGAAAGATTAG
- the LOC124179824 gene encoding autophagy-related protein 101, which translates to MNARTQLFELSMEGRQVDEAVAGIFHSVLFHRTLGKFKYKQEGSYSVGTVGYQDVDCDFIDFTYVCCSSVHLDEILKREISGFSEALRSNDGPGSGQISLEFFQKKKNRWPFQPECIPWEVWTVRLELIKLVTEHERQICREKVGDLLTDKILYITEVMNRHDYVPKMPNQAELDLIFDTSYPDIQPYLFKLSFTTSGPSSTTMGNTMKKLIKETLSM; encoded by the coding sequence ATGAACGCGAGGACGCAGCTTTTTGAGCTCAGCATGGAGGGGCGTCAGGTGGACGAGGCAGTGGCCGGAATATTCCACAGTGTCCTGTTCCACAGGACCTtaggaaaatttaaatataaacaagAAGGAAGCTACTCGGTTGGGACGGTTGGCTACCAGGACGTTGATTGTGATTTTATAGACTTTACGTACGTCTGTTGTTCGTCAGTGCATCTCGACGAAATTCTGAAACGAGAAATATCTGGCTTCTCAGAGGCGCTCAGGTCTAACGACGGACCTGGGTCAGGACAGATATctctagaattttttcagaagaaaaaaaatcgctggCCTTTTCAGCCCGAGTGTATACCCTGGGAGGTATGGACAGTCAGACTGGAGCTGATAAAGTTAGTTACCGAACACGAGAGGCAGATATGTAGGGAGAAAGTTGGCGACCTACTTACagataaaatattgtacataacTGAAGTTATGAATCGACATGATTACGTACCAAAAATGCCTAATCAGGCTGAGCTAGACCTCATATTCGATACCTCATATCCGGACATTCAACCATACTTATTTAAGTTATCGTTCACCACATCTGGTCCTTCTAGTACGACAATGGGTAACactatgaaaaaattgatcaaagaGACGCTGTCCATGTAA
- the LOC124179926 gene encoding chitooligosaccharidolytic beta-N-acetylglucosaminidase, producing the protein MGTGSVGMITVLAISIFLLYNCANAAVEDDLSSPWSYECKAGNCQKIKTTPNITTPLSLGVCQLFCGEAGALWPRPTGHLSLGNFVLQLNPNEIHLHDSSSARTESSLLIAKNIEILKNDLRTMGGDRLKSGGRGLIVHLGPRISSGNVKLTLETDESYILQISELGDGRLNASIDAKTYFGARHGLETLSQLIVYNDLYNKIQIVRDAYIVDGPVYPYRGVLLDTSRNFVDKPTILRTIRAMGMNKMNTFHWHITDSHSFPYESSTYPEFSNYGAYTPQNVYSNDDIKEILEYALLQGVRVMPEFDAPAHVGEGWQWVGDNTTVCFKKEPWLKYCVEPPCGQLNPASDRVYEILGGIYKDMITDFQPDIFHMGGDEVNINCWNTSDNLKEWMTSKGWGHKENDFYKVWDHFQSRALEKYVEANAGKQVPIIMWTSGLTNEENIKILNSSKYIIQIWTTGEDETIARLIRNNFKVIFSNYDAWYLDCGFGAWVGEGNNWCSPYKGWQKVYDNSPLAILTSQGFSPDKKNQILGGEATLWSEQTDSTTIDSRLWPRTAAVAERLWSEPKSSWIHAEHRMLMQRERMVAKGINADSLQPQWCAQNQGHCYL; encoded by the exons ATGGGGACCGGATCTGTTGGGATGATTACCGTGCTGGCTATTagcatatttttattgtacaaCTGCGCAAACGCGGCTGTCGAAGATGACCTTAG CTCACCATGGTCGTACGAGTGCAAGGCGGGTAATTGCCAGAAGATAAAAACAACACCAAACATAACAACACCATTATCTCTAGGAGTATGCCAATTATTTTGCGGAGAAGCTGGTGCCCTGTGGCCGCGGCCAACGGGGCATTTATCCCTGGGAAATTTCGTTCTTCAGTTAAAtccgaatgaaattcatttgcACGACTCATCGTCAGCGAGAACTGAGAGTTCTTTACTGATTGCTAAGAATATCGAAATCTTGAAGAACGATTTACGGACTATGGGTGGCGATCGACTAAAAAGCGGCGGAAGAGGGCTGATCGTTCATCTGGGTCCAAGAATTTCATCTGGGAATGTCAAGCTGACCCTGGAAACCGACGAAAGTTACATTCTACAAATATCCGAGCTTGGTGATGGCAGG TTGAACGCTTCGATAGATGCCAAAACTTATTTCGGGGCAAGACATGGTTTGGAAACCCTGTCGCAGCTGATAGTATACAATGATCTTTACAATAAGATTCAGATAGTCCGAGACGCGTACATAGTTGATGGGCCGGTTTATCCTTACCGCGGAGTTCTTTTGGACACGTCCCGGAACTTCGTAGACAAGCCGACTATACTGAGAACGATCCGAGCCATGGGGATGAACAAGATGAACACATTCCATTGGCACATTACGGATTCTCACAGTTTTCCGTACGAAAGTAGTACATACCCCGAGTTCTCAAATTATGGTGCTTACACACCGCAGAATGTCTATTCCAATGACGACATCAAGGAAATCCTCGAATACGCTCTGCTACAAGGAGTCAGAGTTATGCCTGAGTTTGATGCTCCCGCTCACGTCGGCGAGGGTTGGCAATGG GTTGGAGACAATACGACGGTATGTTTCAAAAAGGAGCCCTGGTTAAAATACTGCGTCGAGCCACCATGCGGTCAATTGAATCCGGCGAGCGATCGTGTCTATGAAATTTTAGGCGGCATATACAAAGACATGATAACTGATTTTCAACCTGACATATTCCATATGGGTGGTGACGAGGTGAACATCAATTGCTGGAACACCTCGGACAATCTGAAAGAATGGATGACATCAAAGGGATGGGGACACAAGGAAAATGACTTTTACAAAGTCTGGGATCACTTCCAATCTAGGGCTCTTGAAAAGTATGTCGAAGCCAACGCCGGGAAACAAGTTCCCATTATAATGTGGACTAGCGGATTGACCAACgaagaaaatatcaaaatactCAATTCTTCTAAATATATCATCCAGATATGGACCACCGGCGAAGACGAAACCATAGCTAGATTGATCAGAAATAACTTTAaagtcattttttcaaactacgACGCTTGGTACCTCGATTGTGG TTTTGGAGCGTGGGTAGGAGAGGGAAACAACTGGTGCTCGCCTTACAAAGGCTGGCAAAAGGTCTACGACAATTCACCTCTGGCCATTCTTACATCGCAGGGATTCAGCCCAGATAAAAAGAATCAGATACTCG GCGGTGAGGCTACACTCTGGTCTGAGCAAACGGACAGCACCACGATAGACAGCAGACTTTGGCCACGTACAGCTGCAGTTGCCGAACGGCTATGGTCTGAGCCGAAGTCGTCGTGGATTCATGCTGAACACCGAATGCTCATGCAACGCGAGAGAATGGTGGCAAAAGGAATCAATGCTGATAGCTTACAGCCTCAGTGGTGCGCTCAAAATCAGGGACACTGTTATCTCTAA
- the LOC124179849 gene encoding programmed cell death protein 5, which produces MADPELEAIRQQRLAQLQSQYKGGDASNKQAAEEKRQQVEEMRHSILTQVLDQSARARLNTLALGKPEKGKMVEEMLLNMAQRGQLPGKLGEKELIGLLESVNQQTQRTTTVKFDRRRAALDSDDDIDDM; this is translated from the exons ATGGCTGATCCGGAGTTAGAGGCGATCCGTCAGCAGCGATTAGCCCAATTACAATCGCAATATAAG GGTGGCGATGCTTCCAACAAGCAGGCAGCTGAAGAGAAACGACAGCAAGTAGAGGAGATGAGACATTCGATTCTGACGCAAGTACTAGATCAATCAGCCCGAGCAAGAC TGAACACGCTCGCTCTGGGAAAACCAGAGAAAGGTAAAATGGTAGAAGAAATGCTTCTTAACATGGCACAACGTGGTCAGTTACCCGGAAAACTTGGAGAAAAGGAACTCATTGGACTTTTGGAAAGTGTAAATCAGCAAACACAGAGAACAACAACTGTCAAA TTTGATCGGCGCAGAGCAGCGCTAGATTCGGACGACGACATTGATGACATGTAG
- the LOC124179848 gene encoding protein disulfide-isomerase TMX3 isoform X2 yields MYAPWCAHCKRLEPIWGHVAQHLHATSIRVGRIDCTRFTNVARAFKINGFPTILFFKGDQEFVYNGDRTKDEIVRFALRLSGPPVQEITRTQSFEAIKKAQDVYFLYIGERTGHLWETYNKVADTFQPHAFFYQSYTNVAGKHAPSENTPAVFVYKENSHYHFTGEDRNDREALNDSMYKWVNAERFPTFPKVTRGNINQLFLTNKNLVLAVVEENQLEEIQPDMIEFRDMVQAVIMKKRDKYHDHFQFGWIANPDLANSIAMMIVPLPSLIVINTTTSHHYIPEDEPRKLTPHAIELFLEQIYNESAPTYGGNGWLVRMYRSWFEFRTTLSEMWKGNPILTMVLFGLPFGFLLLICYSICCADILDADDDEEEESSHMKKD; encoded by the exons atGTATGCGCCATGGTGCGCACACTGCAAGAGATTAGAACCAATATGGGGTCACGTAGCTCAGCATTTACATGCAACATCAATTCGGGTTGGCCGCATTGATTGTACAAGATTTACGAATGTCGCTCGTGCCTTCAAAATCAATGGGTTCCCtacaattttatt CTTTAAGGGAGATCAAGAATTTGTATACAACGGGGATAGAACTAAAGACGAAATAGTCAGATTTGCATTGAGACTGAGTGGACCACCAGTCCAGGAAATAACTAGGACTCAGAGCTTTGAAGCAATAAAAAAAGCTCAGGATGTATATTTTCTATATATCGGAGAAAGGACCGGACATCTCTGG GAAACGTACAATAAAGTAGCGGACACATTTCAACCGCACGCATTTTTCTATCAATCGTACACTAACGTAGCTGGAAAACACGCACCGTCGGAAAATACTCCTGCGGTATTTGTTTACAAGGAAAATTCCCATTATCATTTTACAG GAGAGGACAGGAATGACCGCGAAGCCTTAAACGATTCCATGTACAAATGGGTGAATGCCGAGCGTTTTCCAACATTTCCGAAAGTGACGCGAGGAAATATAAATCAgttatttttaacgaataaGAATTTGGTTTTGGCAGTGGTGGAGGAGAATCAGCTTGAAGAAATTCAGCCTGACATGATCGAATTCAGGGATATGGTACAAGCGGTGATAATGAAGAAACGTGACAAATATCATGA CCATTTTCAGTTTGGCTGGATAGCAAACCCCGACTTGGCAAACAGTATAGCTATGATGATCGTACCTTTGCCGAGTTTGATTGTAATCAACACGACAACTAGTCATCATTACATCCCGGAAGATGAGCCACGAAAATTGACTCCTCATGCAATTGAATTGTTTTTAGAACAGATCTACAACGAAAGTGCACCG ACTTATGGAGGGAACGGTTGGCTGGTGCGTATGTACAGATCATGGTTCGAATTCAGAACAACACTCTCTGAAATGTGGAAGGGAAATCCAATTCTGACAATGGTTTTGTTTGGACTTCCGTTCGGTTTCCTTTTACTAATCTGCTATAGTATTTGTTGTGCTGACATTCTTGACGCTGATGACGATGAAGAAGAAG aatcgAGTCATATGAAGAAAGATTAG